Proteins encoded within one genomic window of Mya arenaria isolate MELC-2E11 chromosome 13, ASM2691426v1:
- the LOC128213509 gene encoding uncharacterized protein LOC128213509 isoform X2, with product MPGLLHRLLGIVVVAMYNETGTGLYGEGNLLAVPRETRAVDMSLNDEIKYVIDHKMSACHAPKCQKCFTIAPDPVNPTSNDKPMRCPKNKSCVESYSYRDLESNYTRGQKIECNGIVGVTVDCCLLRAAIPNGYCKNGGKPVCEVKAATAEGGQRWKKPKCACKPLWTGTTCTTSRETKILCSCYSGYHEFNGQRSLPHCQDLQKQENWTVCHMTLNDMFSCICNKTESTNRNSKEDASNATLGCNEVYHGMVMSTEANFSTLVPEAEIMSSPINSLSSIILPSNRIMYFSTIAMATVYINTG from the exons ATGCCTGGGTTGTTACACAGACTTCTTGGCATAGTCGTTGTTGCAATGTATAATGAAACAGGAACTGGCTTGTACGGGGAAGGAAACTTATTGGCGGTCCCTCGGGAGACACGTGCTGTAGATATGTCATTGAACGACGAGATAA agtATGTGATCGACCACAAAATGAGTGCCTGTCACGCCCCGAAATGTCAGAAATGTTTTACCATTGCCCCTGATCCAGTTAATCCGACCTCGAATGATAAAC CGATGCGGTGTCCGAAAAATAAATCTTGCGTTGAATCTTACTCCTATCGTGATTTGGAATCAAACTATACAAGAGGGCAGAAAATAGAATGCAACGGAATAGTTGGAGTAACTGTTGatt GTTGTCTGTTGAGGGCTGCAATACCAAACGGTTATTGCAAGAACGGTGGTAAACCGGTTTGTGAGGTAAAGGCGGCAACAGCAGAGGGTGGACAAAGATGGAAGAAACCAAAATGTGCTTGCAAGCCTCTCTGGACGGGAACCACGTGTACAACAAGCAGAGAGACAAAG ATACTTTGTAGTTGCTACAGCGGCTACCACGAGTTTAATGGGCAAAGGTCGCTGCCACATTGTCAAGATTTACAAAAGCAAGAGAACTGGACAGTATGTCATATGACGTTAAATGACATGTTTAGCTGCATATGCAATAAAACAG AATCAACCAACAGAAATAGTAAAGAAGATGCTTCAAATGCTACTTTAGGTTGTAACGAAGTATATCACGGCATGGTTATGTCTACGGAAGCAAACTTTTCAACTTTGGTACCGGAAGCGGAAATCATGTCATCTCCAATCAATAGTC tgtcaTCTATAATATTGCCAAGCAACCGTATTATGTACTTTTCGACAATTGCTATGGCGACAGTGTATATAAACACAGGATGA
- the LOC128213509 gene encoding uncharacterized protein LOC128213509 isoform X1 — translation MCRPGEDFSARWIHTAYIMPGLLHRLLGIVVVAMYNETGTGLYGEGNLLAVPRETRAVDMSLNDEIKYVIDHKMSACHAPKCQKCFTIAPDPVNPTSNDKPMRCPKNKSCVESYSYRDLESNYTRGQKIECNGIVGVTVDCCLLRAAIPNGYCKNGGKPVCEVKAATAEGGQRWKKPKCACKPLWTGTTCTTSRETKILCSCYSGYHEFNGQRSLPHCQDLQKQENWTVCHMTLNDMFSCICNKTESTNRNSKEDASNATLGCNEVYHGMVMSTEANFSTLVPEAEIMSSPINSLSSIILPSNRIMYFSTIAMATVYINTG, via the exons ATGTGCCGACCAGGTGAGGATTTTTCTGCAAGGTGGATACATACGGCTTA CATAATGCCTGGGTTGTTACACAGACTTCTTGGCATAGTCGTTGTTGCAATGTATAATGAAACAGGAACTGGCTTGTACGGGGAAGGAAACTTATTGGCGGTCCCTCGGGAGACACGTGCTGTAGATATGTCATTGAACGACGAGATAA agtATGTGATCGACCACAAAATGAGTGCCTGTCACGCCCCGAAATGTCAGAAATGTTTTACCATTGCCCCTGATCCAGTTAATCCGACCTCGAATGATAAAC CGATGCGGTGTCCGAAAAATAAATCTTGCGTTGAATCTTACTCCTATCGTGATTTGGAATCAAACTATACAAGAGGGCAGAAAATAGAATGCAACGGAATAGTTGGAGTAACTGTTGatt GTTGTCTGTTGAGGGCTGCAATACCAAACGGTTATTGCAAGAACGGTGGTAAACCGGTTTGTGAGGTAAAGGCGGCAACAGCAGAGGGTGGACAAAGATGGAAGAAACCAAAATGTGCTTGCAAGCCTCTCTGGACGGGAACCACGTGTACAACAAGCAGAGAGACAAAG ATACTTTGTAGTTGCTACAGCGGCTACCACGAGTTTAATGGGCAAAGGTCGCTGCCACATTGTCAAGATTTACAAAAGCAAGAGAACTGGACAGTATGTCATATGACGTTAAATGACATGTTTAGCTGCATATGCAATAAAACAG AATCAACCAACAGAAATAGTAAAGAAGATGCTTCAAATGCTACTTTAGGTTGTAACGAAGTATATCACGGCATGGTTATGTCTACGGAAGCAAACTTTTCAACTTTGGTACCGGAAGCGGAAATCATGTCATCTCCAATCAATAGTC tgtcaTCTATAATATTGCCAAGCAACCGTATTATGTACTTTTCGACAATTGCTATGGCGACAGTGTATATAAACACAGGATGA